The Impatiens glandulifera chromosome 3, dImpGla2.1, whole genome shotgun sequence genome contains a region encoding:
- the LOC124931134 gene encoding delta(12)-fatty-acid desaturase FAD2-like, with the protein MGAGGRMSTDPPSNALDRAPTSKPPFTLGEIKKSIPPHCFQRSVITSFSYLVYDLLIASFLHYAATSYIHLLPALSAGFAWLLYAFVQGTVLNSVWVIAHECGHHAFSDYRWLDDTVGFILHSALLVPYFSWKHSHRRHHSNAASIERDEVFVPKRKESVESLAKIINNPIGRTITIAITLTIGWPFYLIFNFYGRHYERFASHFDPYSPIYSKRERFQIFLSDMGFLSVGFLLYRLALSRGIAWVMCVYGGPLLVVNGYLVLITWLQHTHLSLPHYHSDEWDWLRGALSTVDRDYGILNKVLHNITDTHVAHHLFPTMPHYHAMEATKAIKPVLGEYYRFDGTPVMSALWRVVKECLYVEADEDEGANKGILWYQNKI; encoded by the coding sequence ATGGGTGCAGGTGGGCGAATGTCGACTGATCCTCCTTCGAACGCCCTCGATCGAGCCCCAACCTCCAAACCGCCATTTACGCTTGGGGAGATTAAGAAATCAATCCCGCCCCACTGCTTTCAAAGATCGGTCATCACTTCATTCTCCTACCTTGTATACGATCTCCTCATAGCCTCCTTCCTCCACTACGCCGCCACATCCTACATCCATCTCCTCCCTGCCCTGTCAGCTGGCTTCGCCTGGCTTCTTTACGCCTTCGTCCAGGGCACCGTCCTCAACAGCGTTTGGGTCATCGCTCACGAATGCGGCCATCACGCCTTCAGCGATTACCGATGGCTCGACGATACAGTCGGCTTCATCCTCCACTCGGCCCTCCTCGTCCCCTACTTCTCGTGGAAACACAGCCACCGCAGGCACCACTCAAACGCCGCCTCTATCGAACGCGACGAAGTTTTCGTCCCCAAACGTAAGGAAAGCGTGGAATCCCTAgctaaaatcatcaataatccAATTGGTCGGACCATAACCATCGCCATCACGCTTACCATAGGTTGGCCTTTCTACTTAATCTTCAACTTCTACGGCAGGCATTACGAACGTTTCGCCTCCCACTTCGATCCCTACAGCCCCATTTACTCTAAACGGGAGCGCTTTCAGATATTTCTATCGGACATGGGCTTTCTTTCAGTCGGATTCCTTCTCTACCGTCTCGCCTTGTCCAGGGGAATCGCTTGGGTGATGTGCGTTTACGGCGGGCCTCTTCTCGTGGTGAATGGATATCTCGTGCTGATAACATGGTTACAACACACTCACCTCTCGTTGCCTCATTACCATTCGGATGAATGGGATTGGTTGAGGGGGGCTTTATCGACTGTGGATAGAGATTACGGGATTCTCAACAAGGTGCTCCATAATATAACCGATACTCACGTTGCTCACCATTTGTTCCCGACCATGCCGCATTATCATGCGATGGAAGCGACTAAGGCGATAAAGCCCGTGTTGGGAGAATACTATCGGTTTGATGGGACTCCGGTTATGAGTGCGTTATGGAGAGTAGTCAAGGAATGTCTTTATGTGGAGGCTGATGAAGATGAGGGCGCAAACAAAGGCATCTTGTGGTACCAGAACAAGATTTAG